One window of the Deltaproteobacteria bacterium genome contains the following:
- a CDS encoding transposase family protein, whose translation METTHGEAQALLFAQHFATLPAPRQRLPQHPLLSILFIVLAAQLCGAEGWDAMAAFARAKQAWLVGLL comes from the coding sequence ATGGAAACTACTCATGGAGAGGCTCAGGCCTTATTGTTTGCTCAACACTTTGCGACGCTTCCAGCTCCGCGGCAGCGGCTCCCGCAACATCCGCTGCTCAGTATTCTGTTCATTGTCTTGGCCGCCCAACTCTGTGGGGCGGAGGGGTGGGATGCGATGGCCGCGTTTGCACGCGCCAAGCAGGCGTGGTTAGTGGGGTTGCTGG